The DNA window CCTCGCCACCACCGTCGACCCAGTCGGCGAAGGTCAGGCCCGGCGGCGCGTCCCACTCGGCGGAGGACCGCGGGAACACCATCAGCGGGGTGTCCATGATGCGCCGCGCCCAGTCCGTCGCCGGATCCGCCGACGGCGCCGCGGCGAAGGTGCGCGCGCGTTCCGTGCGCATCACCGCGTCCCACCGCGCGGACGCGAGCCCGGTGTCGCGACCGGCGTGGTGGCGCGAGTTCGCGAAGAGCGCGAGCAGCGGCGGGCCCAGCGCGTGCACCGCGGCCCAGCGCGCGGCGGCTTCGGCCGCCTCGCCGGTGTCGACGCAGACCTGCAGCCCGGCCGTGCTGGCCATCATGGTGATGCCGCCGGTGCCGAGCGGGCCGAACCGCCGTTCCATGGCCGCGTAGCGCTCGGTTTCGAGCACCCTGGCCGGCGGGCGGTGCGCGTCGATACCCGTTTCGCCGAGGACGAGCCCGGCGCGGGCGAGAAGTTCGCGGAGGTGGGCGAGATCGGCGGAGACGACTTCGGCGAGCCTGCGCAACGAGGGCTGCGGGAGTGCCGAGATCTCCACCTGGCATCCCGGCTCGAGACTGAGCGGGGAACCGGCGGGCAACGGCTCCGCGGGGCTGTCCGCGCGGAGCGTGCGGGGGGTGTGCGGGCCGAGCGCACGGGCGAGATCGGCGGTGTGGAGCGGTCTTCGCGGATCTCCGGCGTGGTGGACGGTGTACTCCAGTTCGACGCCGAGCAGCCGCGGTGGGCCGTGCTTGAAGCACACCGAGGCCACGTAGGCCTCACCCTCCGCGCGGTCGGAGATCACCTCCTCCGCCAGCTCGGATGAGGTGATCGCGTGGCCGGAATCGGTGATACGGGGGGAAAGCGCGTGAATCGCTGTCATCACTCCGCCCTGTCCATGACGTGGGAGCAGTTGACTTCGGACGCTACACGCGGGGTACGACATTTTCAGCTCACCGTCCCGCCGGGCAGGACCGCGCGCTCACGGTGCAGGATCGCCACCCGGACGGCCTCACCCGGTCAGGGCAACCGATCGGCCGTTACGGGAGGGTCTGCTCGGTGCCGAGCCCCAGTTCGGCCGCGGCCGTCCGCACCGCCTCGATCACCAGCTGGAGCGACGCGCGCCGCAGTGCCGTGGTGCGGTAGGCGATCGACACGGTGCGCATCACCGGTGTGCTCAGCGCGACGACGTCGACGCCGGGAGGGCGGTGCGTCAGCCCCAGATCCGACACCAGGGTGATTCCGAGCCCGGCGCCGACCATCGCCATCGCGGTCGGCTGCTCCCCCACCTCGTGGTCGATCTTCGGCTCGAAGCCGTGCCTGCGGCAGGCGTTGCGGATCGCGCGCCCGAAGTGGCTCTTCGGGCTGGCCAGTATCCACGGGTGGTCGGCGAGGTCGAGCAGCGCGACCGAGTCCCCCGGCAGGGATCCCGCCGGCACCGCCGCGTGCAGCCGCTCGACGGCGATCACGGCGCGTTCGAGCCCGGCGTCCCACGGCATCGGCGCGTCGGAATAGTCGATCACGAACGAAAAGTCGAGCGCGCCGTCCCGCACCGCGTCCGCGGTGTCCTCCGGCGCGAGTTCCTTGGTGCGCACCACGATCCCGGGGTGCGACTGCTGCAGCGAGTTGAGCGCGGTGGGCAGCAGGCCGGAGGCGACCGACGCCCACACGCCCGCGGTCAGCCGGACCGCCACGGTGTCCTGCGCCTCCTCGAGCGCCAGCGTCGCCCGTTCGACGGAGCCGAGGATCAGCTCGGCGTGCTCGGTCAGCAGCACGCCGAGCTCGGTCAGCTGGACGCGTCTGCCCAGCCGCTCGAACAACTTCGCCCCCACGTCCCGTTCCAGCTGCGCGAGTTGCTGCGACACGGCGGAGGCCGTGTAGTGCAACGCGGCCGCCGCCGCGGTGACCGTCCCGCGGCGTTCCAGTTCGCGGAGCATCCGCAAGCGGTGCAACGAAAGCTCCATGCACCAACCCTAAACGGAACCGTCCATGATCTTTAACTGGACGCGCGCGCGGCCGCGGCCCCACTCTGGTGGTACCGGGACGGGCGGAGTGCCCGCGCCGGGAACCGGGCCCGTTCGCCCCAACGCACCGACGCCATCGCCGGTCGGTTCCGCCTGCGCGGAAACCACCCGGCGTGCTCGGTCGTGCCCGCGAACGGAGACCGAGGCAATGCCGTCGAGAAGCGAAGCTTGGAGGTGGGTCGAGTGACCACGATGCAGAACCCTTCGGACCAGCCGACGATCGTGCGTGCGGGGGCGGACGAAGGTGTTGCCACCGAACCACTCCTCCGGCTCACCTGGACCGACCCGGTCACCGGCTGCCGCGGCTACCTCGTGGTGCACACGCTGGTCAACACCCTGGCCACCGGTGGCACGCGGATGCGCGCCGGCTGCACGATGACCGAGGTCGAGGACCTGGCGCGCGGCATGGCCAACAAGACGGCCACCTTCAACCTGCCGGTCGGCGGCGCGAAGGGCGGTATCGACTTCGACCCGAAGGACCCGCGCGCGTTCGAGGTGCTCGAGCGGTTCTGCACGGCGATGCGGCCGTGGCTGGACGCGCACTGGGTGACCGCCGAAGACCTCGGCGTCCCGCAGCACCTGATCGACGAGGTGTTCGCGAAGCTGGGCCTCGGCCAGTCCTACCACGCCGCGATCAGCCGAGCGGTCGATCCGGAGCGCACCCTGCGCCGCGTGCAGGCGGGGCTCAACGCGCCCGTCCCCGGCGGTCTGCTGCTCGGTGACGTCATCGGCGGCTACGGCGTCGCACAGGCCTGCCTCGGCGTTTCCGCGGCGTGGGAGCGGCCCGCCGCCGACACCACGGTCGCCATCCAGGGCATCGGCACCATGGGCGGCGGCGCCGCGTGGTACCTGCATGAGGCCGGGGTCCGCGTGGTCGCGGTCGCCGACGCCGCGGGCACCCTGCACGACCCCGAAGGCCTCGACATCCCGGCACTGCTGGACCTTCGCGACGCCTACGGCGAAATCGACCGCTCGCGCGTGCCGGAGCACGTGGCGCGCCTGCCGCGCGAGGCGATCGTTTCGACGGACGCGGACATCTTCGTGCCCGCCGCCATCTCCTACGCGATCACCGAGCAGAACGTGGGCGAGGTCGCGGCGAAGGTCGTGATCGAGGCGGCGAACGCGGCGACGACCCCGGCGGCCGAGGCCGCGTTGTCCGCGCGCGAAATCCCGGTGATCCCGGACTTCGTGGCGAACGCGGGTGCCGCCGCGTGGGCGTGGTGGCTGCTGCTCGGCGAGGTCGGCGCCGATCCCGCCGACTCGTTCCTGCGGCTGCGCACCGAGATGCAGGCGCGCATCGCGCTGCTGATGGGCAGCTGGGCGATGGACCGGATCCCGCCGAGGGCCACCGGCCTGCGGCTGGCCGCGGACAACCGCGCGGAACGCCTCGCGCAGCAGGGCGGGGTCGACGCGCCCGTCGTGATCCCCTGACCGGGAGGCGGCCCCGGCCGCCTCCCCACGGGAAAGTCACAGTACGTACGTACGGATTGCGTGGCCGTGGTGTCCGATGACAGGATCACAGGATGCCACGGGTCAGCCAGGATCACCTCGACGCACGACGGCGCCAGATCCTCGACGGCTCGCGGGTGTGTTTCGCGCGCTACGGGTACGAGGGTGCCACGGTCCGGCGCCTGGAGGAAGCCACCGGGCTGTCCCGCGGCGCGATCTTCCACCACTTCCGCGACAAGGAGTCGCTGTTCCTCGCGCTCGCCGAGGACGACGCGGTGCAGATGGCCGACGTGGTCGCCGCGCAGGGCCTCGTGCAGGTGATGCGCGATCTGCTCGCCGGCGGCAGCGAGCACCCCGCGGACTGGCTCGGCACGCGGCTCGAGGTGTCGCGGCGGCTGCGCACCGATCCCGAGTTCCGCGGCCGCTGGGCCGAACGGTCGAAGCAGCTGACCACCGCCACCCGGCAGCGCCTGCTGCGCCAGCGCGAGGCCGGGAAGCTACGCGACGACGTGGACGTCGACGTGCTGACCGCGTTTCTGGAACTCGTGCTGGAGGGCCTCGTCTCCCACCTGGCGATGGGCCTGCCCGC is part of the Amycolatopsis sp. CA-230715 genome and encodes:
- a CDS encoding glutamate-cysteine ligase family protein, translated to MTAIHALSPRITDSGHAITSSELAEEVISDRAEGEAYVASVCFKHGPPRLLGVELEYTVHHAGDPRRPLHTADLARALGPHTPRTLRADSPAEPLPAGSPLSLEPGCQVEISALPQPSLRRLAEVVSADLAHLRELLARAGLVLGETGIDAHRPPARVLETERYAAMERRFGPLGTGGITMMASTAGLQVCVDTGEAAEAAARWAAVHALGPPLLALFANSRHHAGRDTGLASARWDAVMRTERARTFAAAPSADPATDWARRIMDTPLMVFPRSSAEWDAPPGLTFADWVDGGGEELGRPTKADLAYHLTTMFTPVRPHGYLEVRYLDAQRPADWLHPVALLTALLAEPSTVDQVRAVCEPVARRWRRAARDGMAHPGIAAVARAVADLGCAALPGTGLPEAEIAEITENVQKLAAKKGDRS
- a CDS encoding LysR family transcriptional regulator, whose translation is MELSLHRLRMLRELERRGTVTAAAAALHYTASAVSQQLAQLERDVGAKLFERLGRRVQLTELGVLLTEHAELILGSVERATLALEEAQDTVAVRLTAGVWASVASGLLPTALNSLQQSHPGIVVRTKELAPEDTADAVRDGALDFSFVIDYSDAPMPWDAGLERAVIAVERLHAAVPAGSLPGDSVALLDLADHPWILASPKSHFGRAIRNACRRHGFEPKIDHEVGEQPTAMAMVGAGLGITLVSDLGLTHRPPGVDVVALSTPVMRTVSIAYRTTALRRASLQLVIEAVRTAAAELGLGTEQTLP
- a CDS encoding Glu/Leu/Phe/Val dehydrogenase dimerization domain-containing protein — its product is MQNPSDQPTIVRAGADEGVATEPLLRLTWTDPVTGCRGYLVVHTLVNTLATGGTRMRAGCTMTEVEDLARGMANKTATFNLPVGGAKGGIDFDPKDPRAFEVLERFCTAMRPWLDAHWVTAEDLGVPQHLIDEVFAKLGLGQSYHAAISRAVDPERTLRRVQAGLNAPVPGGLLLGDVIGGYGVAQACLGVSAAWERPAADTTVAIQGIGTMGGGAAWYLHEAGVRVVAVADAAGTLHDPEGLDIPALLDLRDAYGEIDRSRVPEHVARLPREAIVSTDADIFVPAAISYAITEQNVGEVAAKVVIEAANAATTPAAEAALSAREIPVIPDFVANAGAAAWAWWLLLGEVGADPADSFLRLRTEMQARIALLMGSWAMDRIPPRATGLRLAADNRAERLAQQGGVDAPVVIP
- a CDS encoding TetR/AcrR family transcriptional regulator; translated protein: MPRVSQDHLDARRRQILDGSRVCFARYGYEGATVRRLEEATGLSRGAIFHHFRDKESLFLALAEDDAVQMADVVAAQGLVQVMRDLLAGGSEHPADWLGTRLEVSRRLRTDPEFRGRWAERSKQLTTATRQRLLRQREAGKLRDDVDVDVLTAFLELVLEGLVSHLAMGLPADDLEPVLNLVEETVRRH